Proteins from a genomic interval of Plasmodium sp. gorilla clade G2 genome assembly, chromosome: 10:
- a CDS encoding protein phosphatase, putative, producing the protein MFYTCVHCIFIFVLLNNMLITHNRECSKSVQGLVVDTFNQKMNCLLKKEDFYIYRQNFNFFPKELQVQLRKKKNKIKNEKGVIDGVIDRIAYKSAQQNKGNNNKNIDEKNKNVDNKHNINNPYNNNNNNNSSSSRNTKSVGNNRCNNGKKNYNPINDNKLGIRTTYAFIKNNIPFNFFHMVNNIYVTNKLKTNHWFSLNNKKEYSTKEEKPNFLTNYKIIKHPDKLESEDCCLNDQGFIAVADGVGSWIKYGINPRKYPEKFLQLLQKKINENENENENIQIEELLNYAYLNNDKEGSTTICLIIFNKNDNTVSTANIGDSQFLIIRNNQIIYRSKPQQYEFNFPYQLGSNAVSKPKDADIAHIEVKKNDIIIAGTDGLWDNLYDSQILTIVKENNFATLSEKIANEAFSYSKMKRWMSPFIKSYNKEFKCHKTGGKMDDITVSCAMVC; encoded by the coding sequence ATGTTTTATACATGTGTtcattgtatatttatttttgttcttttgaATAATATGCTTATAACACATAACAGGGAATGTAGCAAGAGTGTTCAAGGGTTAGTTGTGGATACGTTTAATCAGAAAATGAATTGTTTATTGAAAAAAGAAGATTTCTATATTTATCGTCagaattttaatttttttccaaAAGAATTACAAGTACAATTaaggaagaaaaagaataaaattaaaaatgaaaagggAGTAATAGATGGCGTTATTGATAGGATAGCATATAAATCTGCACAACAAAATAAAGGGAacaataataagaatattgatgagaagaataaaaatgtagataataaacataatataaataatccatataataataataataataataatagtagtagtagtaggaACACTAAGAGTGTTGGAAATAATAGATGTAATAAtggaaagaaaaattataaccCAATAAATGATAACAAATTAGGTATAAGAACTACTTAtgcttttataaaaaataatattccaTTTAACTTTTTTCATAtggtaaataatatatatgtaacaaataaattaaaaacaaatcATTGGTTTAgtttgaataataaaaaagaatatagtACAAAGGAAGAGAAACCCAATTTTTTGACAAATTATAAGATTATAAAACATCCTGATAAATTAGAAAGTGAAGATTGTTGTTTGAATGACCAAGGATTTATAGCAGTTGCTGATGGTGTAGGTTCATGGATAAAATATGGAATAAATCCAAGAAAATATCCAGAGAAGTTTTTAcaattattacaaaaaaaaataaatgaaaatgaaaatgaaaatgaaaatatacaaatagaagaattattaaattatgcttatttaaataatgataaagaagGATCAACTACTATATgtcttattatatttaataaaaatgataatacagTATCAACTGCAAATATTGGAGATTCACAATTTCTTATTATCAGAAATAATCAAATCATATATAGATCAAAACCACAACAATATGAATTTAATTTTCCTTATCAATTAGGAAGTAATGCAGTCAGTAAACCAAAAGATGCTGATATTGCTCATATTGAAgtcaaaaaaaatgatatcaTAATAGCAGGAACAGATGGATTGTGGGATAATCTATATGATAGTCAAATATTAACAATagttaaagaaaataattttgcTACATTATCTGAAAAAATTGCTAACGAAGCATTCAGTTATTCTAAAATGAAAAGATGGATGTCTCCATTTATTAAAagttataataaagaattcAAGTGTCATAAAACGGGAGGAAAAATGGATGACATAACGGTTTCTTGTGCTATGGTATGTTAA
- a CDS encoding ribosomal protein L43, mitochondrial, putative codes for MCSNGVYQLKNILLKYSETGHSSRNVRFFLRYVLPEYKEENKHLNFEIHHEQYEEPKVIFEYINNTKYEISLKDIKSKNIVDIINLYKDSAGNSDYLKHGGPKVYSNRRSIQGLWCPNIYSELNAISYLKKKKKNNIKLPKYTRESLNLNHDVIKGNGRWGNENLFPKGFDQKYLKNIFCFPFKDSLPKKMEQNNFSPSKEPQINSFYKFYKN; via the exons atgtgttCCAATGGAGTATACCaattaaagaatattttattaaaatatagtgAGACTGGTCATAGTAGTAGGAATGttcgtttttttttaagatatGTGTTACCAgaatataaagaagaaaacaaGCATTTGAATTTCGAAATTCATCATGAGCAATATGAAGAACCTAAAGTTATATtcgaatatataaataatacaaaatatgaaatatctttaaaagatataaaatcaaaaaatattgttgatataattaatttatataaagacaGTGCTGGGAATTCTGACTATTTAAAGCATGGAGGTCCAAAGGTATATTCAAACAGGAGAAGTATacag GGATTGTGGTGTCCCAACATTTACAGCGAATTAAATGCTATCtcatatttgaaaaaaaaaaaaaaaaacaacataAAATTACCAAAATATACTAGAGAAAGtttaaatttaaatcatGATGTAATAAAAGGAAATGGAAGGTGGGgaaatgaaaatttatttCCTAAAGGATTTGAtcagaaatatttaaaaaatattttttgttttccttTCAAAGATAGTTtaccaaaaaaaatggaGCAAAATAATTTTTCCCCATCGAAAGAGCCACAAATTAATTcgttttataaattttacaaaaattaa
- a CDS encoding tubulin--tyrosine ligase, putative — protein sequence MDDNLLESDDNKCEGHLKNKKGPYKIYLHNTRYDIIRKVVNDSEDWMEAGINCKEWDVMWIDTSICEERFRKLKKFQKINHFIGMRGITRKDELSKHLKKMKKYFPQCYNFFPMTWILPNELSDFKNYFKKKGSSKTYIVKLKNSCQGKGIYLTQNLDNINKYESCIIQKYIHKPLLINGLKFDIRLYVLITGSDPLRIFLHEEGLVRLSIEKYKLPKNKNLKHINMHLTNFSINKMSDKFEYSINPDDATIGHKRSWKVFLQRLKQEGLPMDSIMKKIEHLIVKTISSIQPELNHYYNSAHYSDYSNSMCFEILGFDILLDYKLKPWLLEVNHSPSFSVYSKVDHKVKYAVIKDTLNILYMQSKYRQIYIQEYLNLQKFRKLYNDLLIQHKNELKKKLTISRFHYENNNLGGYKRLYPLQDLLEYQNLILFVSNAWNKSIGIPYTLKPQSYDYLFQKDMTKQKISNDSFHKKNQNYIEDYNITMLTKKKNIHSITDTLKNMNTMNIIKKYDSSHTRLKNNLNYNNVYVNTSNVNISNCSTSC from the coding sequence ATGGATGATAATCTGCTAGAGAGTGATGATAACAAATGCGAGggtcatttaaaaaataagaaaggaccttacaaaatttatttacataatacacgatatgatataataagaaaagtTGTAAATGATTCAGAAGATTGGATGGAGGCTGGAATAAATTGTAAGGAGTGGGATGTGATGTGGATAGATACATCAATATGTGAAGAAAGATTTAGAAAACTAAAAAagtttcaaaaaataaatcattttaTTGGTATGCGTGGTATAACAAGAAAAGATGAATTAAGTAaacatttgaaaaaaatgaaaaaatattttcctcagtgttataattttttccctATGACTTGGATACTACCAAATGAACTATcagattttaaaaattattttaaaaaaaaaggtagttcaaaaacatatatagtaaaattaaaaaattcttGTCAAGGtaaaggaatatatttaacacaaaatttagataatattaataaatatgaaagttgtataattcaaaaatatatacataaaccattattaataaatggaTTAAAATTTGATATAagattatatgtattaataacgGGTTCTGATCCtttaagaatatttttacatgAAGAAGGTTTAGTTCGATTAtctatagaaaaatataaattacctaaaaataaaaatctaaaacatattaatatgCATTTAACAAATTTTTCTATTAATAAAATGTCAGATAAATTTGAATATTCTATAAATCCTGATGATGCAACTATAGGTCATAAAAGAAGTTGGAAAGTATTTCTACAAAGATTAAAACAAGAAGGATTACCAATGGATtctattatgaaaaaaatagaacATCTAATTGTAAAAACTATTTCTTCAATACAACCAGAattaaatcattattataattctgCTCATTATAGTGACTATTCCAACAGTATGTGCTTCGAAATTCTAGGTTTTGATATACTTTTagattataaattaaaaccATGGTTATTAGAAGTTAACCACTCTCCATCATTCTCTGTATATTCAAAAGTAGATCATAAAGTTAAATATGCTGTTATAAAAGATACATtaaatattctatatatgcAATCCAAATAtagacaaatatatatacaagaatatttaaatttacaaaaatttagaaaattatataatgatttattaatacaacataaaaatgaattaaaaaaaaaattaactaTAAGCAGATTTCactatgaaaataataacttAGGAGGATATAAAAGATTATATCCTCTTCAAGATTTATTAGAATATCAaaatttaattctttttgtaTCCAATGCATGGAATAAATCTATTGGAATACCTTATACTTTGAAACCACAATCATAcgattatttatttcaaaaaGATATGACAAAACAGAAAATATCTAACGATTCATTTCACAAGaaaaatcaaaattatatagaagATTATAACATAACTAtgttaacaaaaaaaaaaaatatacacagcATAACAgatacattaaaaaatatgaatacaatgaatattataaaaaaatatgactCATCTCATACGcgtttaaaaaataatttgaacTACAACAATGTATATGTAAACACATCCAACGTGAATATAAGTAACTGTTCAACGTCTTGTtga